Part of the Dasania marina DSM 21967 genome, AGCCGGCGCGAAAACAATGAAAGCAAGGGTAGTAACCAAAGTGGTTGCGATAACTTTTCACCGACAATTTTTCGTTGGAACTCAATTGATAAGTAATCAATACATCAGCACTTTCAAGGGCAACTTTTTCATAACCCTGCGCAGCCATTTGCTGCTCCATCGCCCGGTATAAACGCTGATGCATTAGGCTGTTATCCATATGCGGATCGGGCGCCTTCTTATCTTTAGCGGGCAACCATGCATAGGTTTTAATGGCGGCAAAGTTATAAGCCACATCATAATCAGTGGCTACCCGCAGCTGGCTGCTACAAGCTACTAAGCCCATAAGTAACACCAACAAGAATACTTTTTTCATTGCTAACTCCCTCTATTGTTATACACCCACTCTTATAGATAGGGGCATAACTGTATGTTTCTGGCGGTAATACTACCGACTAGCACTTGCCCGCCCAGCTTAACGGCCGAGCTCATGGCGGATTGTTCAAAACCCAAGCTGGTCATTTTGACCACGGGTTCAGCCAAAAGGTCATTGTCGGCAGCGATATAGTAAAGCTCACTGGCCGAGGATTTGAGCCCTTTGCTCATAATATGACGCAGGTAATCCAGCGGCCTTAGCGCGCCCACCACCCATAAGTCACCGTTACCATCTATTTGTATCTGCTCCGGCGCAGCCGCTAGCACCACCTCTGCACTATAGCTTAGCTCACCACTTAATAAATCGCGCTTATAATTAATAACCCTGCGCCCCTTAGCATCAGCCACATAAACTCGGTGACCATCGGCAGTAGCCGCCACCGAACTTAAAAAATGATGCTGATCGAGCACAGTTTTAATAACGCCGCGATCATAGTACAGCAACGTAGACTTAGGCCCCACACCCATCATGGCCTTATAGCGGCCCAATAGCGATGCCGGCGGCGGCCCGGTGAGGACATAAAACTGATCGTAGCCCACCACCGCCACATCAATAGCGCGTTGAAACAAGTCATTTTTTAGGGTTTTAGCAAACACCGGCTGGTTACCCGCAGCGAGGGTAAGTACTTCTATAGTATCTTGGCCGGTGGCGCGGTTATTCACCACATATAAGCGCCCTTGGCTCTCGCTGCTGTCGCCATTAGCACTATAAAGGCTGATACCAGCCGGTTTAAAATCGATTAAACCGGGTAGGTTTTTGATACTGTAACTACTCGGCAGTTGCTGACTATTGAGCACCACAATATCACCATTGGCTTGGCCTCCCTGTGAACTAAGTCCCTGCGAGCTATCAGCCTGCAATACACCCAAGCGATCGTATACCGCCATAAAGCCCACACCACTGCGGTAATTAAAGGCCATATCCGCTGCTGCACCCACACCATTAATCATCTGGCAGGAGCCCGCCGATTTCGGGGTAACCGAACGAAAGCCATCCAGCTGCCAATAACTCCACCCCGCCACCACACCAGCCAGCAACACCGTAAGCAGTAATAATTTTTTCATCCTTTATCCTTTGTTTTTATTATTAATCCCAAGCACTACTTTATCTGTAGTCAGCTATTAGTAATAGCTGACTCGTAGCGAGCATCCACCACAAAAGGGTTGCTGCGCCGCTCCTCACCAAAGCTAGAGCTGGGGCCGCCCTCTATCGCCGACCATCACTGCCGCCCTGCCATTGCGCCGACATATAAGCGCCAAGCAATTTAGTTGCTAATGAGTAACAGAGACAGCTACGCACTTGGGCGCTGATGATTTTTTATTCAATTACAGCCTCTACTGATAAAGACAAAACGCTATCATAGCAAGGCAACAATAAATTTCAGTAAAAAAGCCTAAAGCCGCCCAAACCATGCACCCAGAGTTGCCAAGCGACTGATTCTCCTATACATTAGCGCCCCTCAAACAGTCATAGGTGAGGTGTCCGAGTGGCCGAAGGAGCACGCCTGGAAAGTGTGTATACGCAAGTATCGTGGGTTCGACTCCCACTCTCACCGCCATAAATAAAAGAACCGGCCCTGTGCCGGTTTTTTTATTTATGGCGGTTACGGGACGGACGAGAATCCGAGCAGGGTTCGAAAAATTACGCCCACGGCGGAATTTTAACGCCTGCCTTCAAAAGGCGCCCGCAGAGTCAGAATAGCCTCAAGCTATTCTGATTAATCCCTCCCTCTTTTCTTTTTTACCACAGCCCTCACTTTTTTCTTGCCCCTGCCCATAGCAACAGCCTCTCAATCAAAACGTCCACAACAAATCTGGGCTTTATGCTTAAGCTAAAGCTAAAAGCTTAGTCGTCATCAAGCTTCGCCGAGGACGCAGGCAGGCCGAAGGCGCAATCGAAGGCCCAGGTAAAAGTAATCGCATAGACAAAGAAAAACACCAATAAGCCAAGGTTCGCCAGTAACGCACTGAGCAGTGAGATGTTCAACCAAAGAGCCATCACAGGAACCAGTATGATCACGAGGCTGCCCTCAAAACCACTGCCATGCAACAACCGCCTAGCAAATGACCGGCCTCGTACGGGCTGGCGCGCCTCCCAGCTTTCAAATATTGAATTGAATACGTAGTTCCATCCTAGCGCGACGCTAGATAATACAATCGCGAGGCCTATGGTTGAGGTAGGCGGCTTATCAAAAATAATACTCAAAACAGGGGCAACAAAGGCAATGGCAAAAACTTCATATAGCAATGCTTGCAGTATCCGTCGTTTTTTGGGGCTCATAGCAAATCTCTAGAGTGGTGCCTGGTTTAATTGAGGCCTAACGAGCCGGTAGCAAAACGTTGTGACACCATCGCCCGTCCATCGCTCACTTCGTATTGGTTTTTTTAAAATGATTCTACTCTGGGTAGCAACCACCCAAATCAATTTAATATGATGCCATCTTAGGCGCAGCAATGTGAATAGATAGAGACTTATCTCGTTTATCGTCCGCTCCATAAACGTCTACGCTAAGCACTTAAGTACGCACCCAATAAGATAAATTATTGATAAAGATTGCAGGCTAGGTTCACGGTAGCCTTAGCGGTATACGTGGCCGGAATAAATGCCTAGCCTTTTGGCAGTATCAGGAGCCATGGTATTGAATCATCCGCCTATTTGACAGCTGCACAGCGAAATTTTTCAGCGTAGTGCTTGTACTTATTTTCATTAGCCACCTCATATCACCTCGTTAACGGGCAAGTAAAAAGGCAGCTACTTTTGTGGGTAATTTAACACCTTAACCCCAGGTACCGTTTGCCGAATCGAGATTGAAAAATCTAACCCTGAGATATTAGACTCAAGCGCGCGCTGGTTAATGTAACCTAGCGATTGCAGCTCGAGGAAGCTATAGCCTGGCGTTAGCACACCCAAATCATGAGCGTATTCGGCGAAATGTCCGGACAGCAGCAACCGGTAGTCCAGTGGCAGATCCGGCGCAATGACCCGGCCGAGTTCAAATACAACAGTCGTACAGTTGCCGGTTAGGCTATTGTAAAAACGTGGTGTGTTGCGCAGCTCCTTAGCCGCCTGCAAGTACGCCACAAACAAGTCTCGAACTTGCGCGGGCTTCATTTTTAATCGATAAAGGTAGACATTCTCACCCCGGGTATTGCTGCGGGTTTTTAGAATATCGCGCTCATCTGCCGCCACCAAAACTTGTTCGTACTGGCGGAAAAAGCCAGCGATCGCAGAAAAGTTTTCCTGGCGCTCTTTGCGAATTTCCAATGAAAAAACTAACTGTTCGCCGTCGTCAAAACCGAATGACACCAACGTGTGGGCTATATGCGGCCCCATCCAGTAGGAAAGCACGAGGTCAGCCGTGCGTAGGCTTTCGAGGTTGTAACTGC contains:
- a CDS encoding DUF4136 domain-containing protein, which codes for MKKVFLLVLLMGLVACSSQLRVATDYDVAYNFAAIKTYAWLPAKDKKAPDPHMDNSLMHQRLYRAMEQQMAAQGYEKVALESADVLITYQLSSNEKLSVKSYRNHFGYYPCFHCFRAGFHHDSDIEIKQYRAGSFMIDIIEPEKRELLWRGVSERRLPGSVTPAQRDQFVNETVTAIINRFPPK
- a CDS encoding DUF4105 domain-containing protein is translated as MNKTKHGTWQWLARLIFCLAVLLLMVWGAMALWLQLPQQPVALWLVRWIAMALWIAAGLAMLAALTGLFKGKRRARSLATILFASAIVIMASWWSGVQPSHQRLWADDVAQLLESNVDGSWVHLKNVRNFEWRSETDYDPRWEKRSYNLESLRTADLVLSYWMGPHIAHTLVSFGFDDGEQLVFSLEIRKERQENFSAIAGFFRQYEQVLVAADERDILKTRSNTRGENVYLYRLKMKPAQVRDLFVAYLQAAKELRNTPRFYNSLTGNCTTVVFELGRVIAPDLPLDYRLLLSGHFAEYAHDLGVLTPGYSFLELQSLGYINQRALESNISGLDFSISIRQTVPGVKVLNYPQK
- a CDS encoding PACE efflux transporter, which gives rise to MSPKKRRILQALLYEVFAIAFVAPVLSIIFDKPPTSTIGLAIVLSSVALGWNYVFNSIFESWEARQPVRGRSFARRLLHGSGFEGSLVIILVPVMALWLNISLLSALLANLGLLVFFFVYAITFTWAFDCAFGLPASSAKLDDD